A genome region from Leptodactylus fuscus isolate aLepFus1 chromosome 6, aLepFus1.hap2, whole genome shotgun sequence includes the following:
- the LOC142209568 gene encoding trans-1,2-dihydrobenzene-1,2-diol dehydrogenase-like yields MATKWGICAAGKISNDFMVALQTLPAKDHQAVAVAAKDLKRAKEFGQTHNIPKVYGSYEELAKDPNIDIVYVGVLHVVHRDVALMFLQHKKNVVCEKPLAMNLSEVKEMIAAARKHNVFFMEAMWSRFFPVYDEIRTLLSQKAIGDIKVVRAEFGSNQYHVPRAVEKELGGGALMDIGCYCLQFALMVFNGEKPESVTAKGFLYETGVDETVTIILHYPGKRQAILTTTMMVGMPNQASICGSTGMIQVPSCMWCPTSVIFNGKETKYPLPHSTKAMHFTNSTGLSYEAEHVRQCLLKGLKESPLMTWADSELLATIMEEVRKQLGVKFPQDKA; encoded by the exons ATGGCCACAAAATGGGGAATCTGCGCTGCAGGCAAGATAAGCAATGATTTTATGGTAGCCCTGCAAACCCTGCCAGCTAAGGATCACCAG GCAGTGGCTGTTGCAGCTAAAGATCTGAAACGTGCTAAAGAATTTGGCCAAACCCACAACATACCAAAGGTGTATGGCTCATATGAGGAACTTGCCAAGGACCCAAATATTG ATATTGTCTATGTTGGTGTCCTGCATGTAGTGCATCGAGATGTAGCGTTGATGTTTCTTCAGCATAAGAAAAATGTCGTTTGCGAAAAGCCACTGGCCATGAACTTATCTGAGGTTAAAGAAATGATAGCAGCTGCAAGGAAACACAATGTCTTTTTCATGGAG GCAATGTGGAGTCGCTTTTTTCCTGTATATGATGAGATCCGTACTCTGCTATCGCAGAAAGCCATAGGAGATATCAAAGTTGTTCGGGCTGAATTTGGCTCCAACCAATACCATGTTCCTAGGGCAGTGGAAAAGGAGCTAGGTGGTGGAGCTCTCATGGACATTGGTTGTTACTGCCTCCAGTTTGCTCTGATGGTGTTTAATGGTGAAAAGCCAGAATCTGTAACAGCGAAAGGTTTTCTATACGAGACAG GAGTTGATGAAACCGTAACCATTATACTGCACTACCCTGGTAAACGGCAAGCCATCCTTACCACCACTATGATGGTTGGAATGCCAAACCAGGCTTCTATTTGTGGTTCTACGGGCATGATACAG GTTCCCTCATGCATGTGGTGCCCGACTTCAGTAATCTTTAATGGGAAAGAAACCAAATATCCTCTCCCCCATTCCACAAAAGCGATGCATTTTACAAACAGCACAGGACTAAGCTATGAAGCTGAACATGTACGCCAGTGCTTGCTTAAAG GACTGAAGGAAAGTCCACTAATGACCTG